Proteins encoded within one genomic window of Oncorhynchus mykiss isolate Arlee chromosome 27, USDA_OmykA_1.1, whole genome shotgun sequence:
- the LOC110507267 gene encoding olfactory receptor 10J1-like: MANVSLPLEFNVSLFSDFLIHGGELGLKEIYTDLAIFLLVVYIMVLIGNAMIITLVLLDSKLHTPMYIFLCNLSVTDIVITTSVLPKMISVCLWNDVSISFAGCFLQMYTYLTFQTTEGFLLCAMAYDRYVAICNPLRYNSIMTIKVCVVLASTAWALGLILPALNVILASQLPFCSDQIMYWFCDYPPVVTLSCLDTTLLIDLALACALFVMYVPFTGITWSYCKIIKSVCKIATSEGRKKAFSTCSSHLIVVLTFYIAHSCVYISAKSYHIHPNVLILISIVNCILTPLVNPLVYSFRNKQIKDSVLKLLFSNKVIP; this comes from the exons ATGGCAA ATGTTTCTCTACCACTGGAGTTCAACGTGAGCCTGTTTTCAGATTTCCTGATACATGGAGGGGAGCTGGGTCTCAAGGAGATCTACACAGACTTGGCCATCTTTCTTCTTGTGGTATACATTATGGTCCTCATCGGCAACGCCATGATCATCACTCTGGTGTTGCTCGACTCCAAACTTCACACACCAATGTATATTTTCCTCTGTAATCTGTCTGTCACAGATATAGTGATCACCACCAGCGTTTTACCTAAAATGATATCAGTGTGTTTGTGGAATGATGTGTCCATTTCATTTGCAGGTTGCTTCTTGCAGATGTATACCTATTTGACATTCCAAACTACAGAGGGATTTCTCCTATGTGCTATGGCCTACGACCGCTATGTTGCTATCTGCAATCCTTTACGCTACAACAGCATCATGACAATCAAAGTATGTGTGGTCCTGGCCTCAACAGCATGGGCTTTGGGGTTAATTCTTCCAGCATTGAATGTCATTCTTGCATCACAACTACCTTTCTGTAGTGATCAGATAATGTATTGGTTTTGTGATTATCCTCCAGTTGTTACATTGTCTTGTTTGGACACAACACTGTTGATAGATCTAGCCCTCGCATGTGCTTTATTTGTGATGTATGTTCCATTCACTGGCATAACTTGGTCATATTGTAAAATCATCAAATCTGTTTGCAAAATTGCCACATCTGAAGGGCGGAAAAAAGCTTTCTCTACCTGCTCCTCTCATCTCATTGTTGTCCTTACCTTCTACATTGCTCATTCATGTGTCTACATCAGTGCTAAATCATATCATATTCATCCCAATGTTCTCATCTTGATATCTATTGTCAACTGTATTTTAACTCCTCTTGTGAACCCACTTGTTTACAGTTTCAGGAACAAACAGATAAAGGATTCTGTCCTGAAACTCTTGTTCTCCAATAAAGTTATTCCATAA